The following proteins come from a genomic window of Kocuria palustris:
- the rpsF gene encoding 30S ribosomal protein S6 yields the protein MREYELMVIINPEVDDRAVEPTLKKFLEVVTRENGTVDNIDIWGRRRLAYEIQKKSEGIYAVVRFHAEPATSQELDRVLNLNEAIMRTKIIRPEEQRIHPHHDVNGEPVAETAEA from the coding sequence ATGCGCGAATACGAGCTGATGGTCATCATCAACCCGGAGGTCGACGACCGCGCGGTCGAGCCGACCCTGAAGAAGTTCCTCGAGGTCGTCACCCGTGAGAACGGCACCGTCGACAACATCGACATCTGGGGTCGCCGCCGTCTCGCCTACGAGATCCAGAAGAAGTCCGAGGGCATCTACGCTGTCGTGCGCTTCCACGCCGAGCCCGCTACCTCGCAGGAGCTCGACCGTGTGCTGAACCTCAACGAGGCGATCATGCGCACCAAGATCATCCGTCCCGAGGAGCAGCGGATCCACCCGCACCACGACGTCAACGGCGAGCCCGTCGCCGAGACCGCCGAGGCCTGA
- a CDS encoding single-stranded DNA-binding protein: protein MAGDTIITIIGNLTAEPELRFTPSGAAVANFTIASTPRQFDRQSNEWKDGETLFMRCSVWREAAENVAETLQKGMRVIAQGRLKSRSFDTKEGDRRTVMELDVDEIGPSLRFASAKVNRQSRGGGSGGGFSGGGQQSGGSGGWDNGGGGGFGGNRGGQSSGGYNQGGQGGGRQQAAPQNDPWGQSAGGSYDWGTGQDDEPPF from the coding sequence ATGGCCGGCGACACCATCATCACCATCATCGGCAATCTGACCGCTGAGCCCGAGCTGCGCTTCACGCCGTCGGGTGCGGCCGTCGCGAACTTCACTATCGCGTCGACCCCGCGCCAGTTCGACCGTCAGTCCAACGAGTGGAAGGACGGCGAGACGCTGTTCATGCGCTGCTCGGTGTGGCGCGAGGCGGCGGAGAACGTCGCCGAGACGCTGCAGAAGGGCATGCGCGTCATCGCCCAGGGGCGGCTCAAGTCCCGGTCCTTCGACACGAAGGAAGGCGACCGCCGCACCGTGATGGAGCTCGACGTCGATGAGATCGGCCCGTCGCTGCGCTTCGCCTCGGCGAAGGTCAACCGCCAGTCCCGCGGAGGCGGGTCCGGCGGCGGCTTCAGCGGCGGCGGACAGCAGTCCGGCGGCTCCGGCGGCTGGGACAATGGCGGCGGGGGCGGCTTCGGCGGCAACCGCGGCGGCCAGTCCTCCGGCGGCTACAACCAGGGCGGTCAGGGCGGTGGGCGCCAGCAGGCGGCCCCGCAGAACGATCCCTGGGGCCAGTCCGCCGGCGGCAGCTACGACTGGGGCACCGGACAGGACGACGAGCCGCCGTTCTGA